The Tubulanus polymorphus chromosome 1, tnTubPoly1.2, whole genome shotgun sequence genome contains a region encoding:
- the LOC141909342 gene encoding FMRFamide receptor-like, whose protein sequence is MGNCKSDINTTCIYPTTNYTACPHDMFNFIILVPIMMTIIVLGCAGNTLAIIVLNRERKTTSIYLLQFLAVMDICFLISQLFYYFFPNLYKYTGTFYNYNIFFHPSKRFIGYFMWIFKYASSYIVLLMTVERYIAVCHPMKAAELCTMKRVRICSAIVMVASIIYNMPKIWYWKTESVFDNCKNESLTFSNETDLYADDQNFRRFYVVGSYILLLYAIPLIVLLVLNALLIKSIIKANRRRAAFRHSEVSDNVTYKIVGVVTAFIILESPAMIPNALKVYIWKNEDQRVIDKEVLESLLYASYTLFTINSFINFFLYCLVAKRFRQNLWSVLTCKKAVGKNMSVYATTSSIFRG, encoded by the coding sequence ATGGGTAACTGTAAAAGCGATATTAATACGACATGTATATATCCTACTACAAACTATACAGCATGTCCACATGATAtgtttaatttcattatattaGTACCGATAATGATGACAATTATCGTATTGGGATGCGCTGGAAACACCCTCGCTATTATAGTTTTGAATCGCGAAcggaaaaccacttcaatctATCTGCTACAATTTCTTGCGGTAATGGATATCTGTTTTCTGATTTCCCAATTATTCTATTACTTTTTTCCGAATCTGTACAAATACACCGGAACTTTCTATAATTACAACATATTTTTCCATCCATCGAAAAGATTCATAGGTTATTTCATGTGGATTTTCAAATACGCGTCATCTTATATCGTATTACTAATGACCGTCGAACGTTATATAGCCGTTTGTCATCCGATGAAAGCCGCTGAACTTTGTACGATGAAACGGGTGAGAATATGCTCCGCAATTGTCATGGTTGCGAGTATTATATACAACATGCCGAAGATATGGTATTGGAAAACTGAGAGTGTTTTCGATaattgtaaaaatgaaagtcTAACTTTTTCTAATGAGACTGATTTATACGCGGACGACCAAAATTTCCGAAGATTTTACGTGGTCGGTTCATACATCTTGTTGCTATACGCCATTCCACTGATAGTTTTGCTGGTTTTGAACGCgcttttaatcaaatcaattatcaaagcAAATCGTCGTCGAGCCGCTTTCAGACACAGCGAGGTTTCTGACAATGTTACATATAAAATAGTTGGTGTCGTAACGGCGTTTATAATTTTGGAATCACCGGCAATGATCCCGAACGCGCTCAAAGTATACATTTGGAAGAATGAAGACCAACGGGTGATTGACAAAGAAGTCTTGGAATCACTTTTATACGCGAGCTATACTCTATTTACGattaacagttttatcaaCTTCTTTCTGTATTGTTTGGTAGCGAAACGGTTTCGTCAGAACTTGTGGTCTGTGCTCACGTGTAAGAAAGCAGTCGGCAAGAATATGAGCGTTTATGCCACAACCAGTTCTATATTCCGCGGCTAG